A stretch of DNA from Catenulispora acidiphila DSM 44928:
TTCGCGCATCACAGGACCCTGTGGTTACAGCGACAACAACCGTCAGGACCCTGTGAATTCCGGTGCACGGCGCTCCACAAAAGCCCGGACGCCTTCTTGCCCGTCGTGAGTCGCCATATTCAGCTCGACCGCGTCGGCTTCCTCTCTGAACGCTGTGGCGCGGTCCACCTCCAGCGCGCGGTTCACCAGATTCTTGGCGAGCGCGAGCGCCCGCGTCGGACCGACCGCCAGCCGCTCGGCCCACGCCCGCGCCGCCTTCTCCAGATCGGCGTCCGGCACGACCCGGTTCACCAGTCCCAGCGCCAGCGCCTCGGCGGCGGGCACGTCGTCGGCGAAGAACATCAGCTCCTTGGCTTTGTGCACCCCGACGAGCCGGGTGAGCAAATGCGCGCCGCCACCGTCGGGGACCAATCCGCGCCGGGCGAAGACCTCGATGAACTTCGCCGACTCGGCGGCGATCACCAGATCGCAGGCCAGCGCCAGATGCGCGCCGATGCCGGCCGCGATGCCGTTCACCGCGCCGATCACCGGCTTCTCGCAGTCCAGGACCGCGGCGACGAGCGCCTGCGCGCCGTCGCGGATGGTGCGCGCGACGTCGCCGGGGCGCGGCTCGGCGGCGGGCGCGGCGCCCGGTCGGGGACGCAGATCCGCGCCGGTGCAGAAGCCTCGACCGGTCGCGGTGAGGACCACGACGCGGGTCTGCGGATCGGCGGAAGCCTGACGCAGCAACGCGATCAGCCGATCTCGGTGGTCGGCGGTGATGGCGTTCAGCGCTTCGGGGCGGTCCAGGGTGATCCAGGCGACGCCGCCGGACAGGGAGTGCCGGACGGTCTCGTCCAGCGGTCGCTCTTGTACCTCGGGCATGTCGTCTTCCCTCGAAAACGTCGGCGCCGGAGCGCAGCCGCGCAGTAGCGCGACAACGTTCCGGCGCCGGACCGGGTTGGTTCTGTTCTTCTCTGTATCAGTGCACGATCAAGCGAGCCGAGGCGTCCAGCGCCACGGTCCCGCCCCCGCGCCCCAGCACCCGCAGCGGCGCGATATCGAAGCCCTCCAACACATCGCCGAGGTCCAGCGCCATGCGCTGCACGCGCAGGATGGTGTCGGCCAGCGCCTCCAGGTCCGCGCCGGCGGTGGTGAGCAGCGGCAGGCAGTGCAGTTCGTCGAGCATCCGGTGCGCTTGGTGGGCGTCGAACGGCGCGACCCGGATCGACACGTCGCCAAGCGTTTCGGCGTAGGCGCCGCCGACGCCGACCACCACAGCCGGACCGAACCGGTCGTCGCGCCGGATGCCGACCATCGTGTCCACGCCGCCGGTGATCTGCTGGCCGATCAGGACGCCGTCCAGCGTGCCGTAGCCCTGGCGGCCGGCGGAGTCCATCAGGTCCTTGAAGTTCTCGCGAACCTGCGACGCCGAGGTGATGGTGGTGCGGGTGAGACCGGCGGCTGAAGCCGACGGCAGTCCGGCCACCGACGCCTTCATCACCACCGGGTAGCCGATGGTCGCGGCGGCGCGCACGGCCCAGGCGGCGCTGGTGACCAGCTGCTCCCGGGGAGTGCGGATGCCGTAGGCGCGCAGCAGTTGGTGCGTCTGCGATTCCGACAAGCCCTTGGAGGGACCGGTGTCCCGCTTGCGCGTCGTACCCGGCGCACCTCCCGAAGTGAGGATCTGCCGCGCCTTCACCCCGGCCATGGCGTTGTCCTCGACCAGGGACGGGATCCGGAAGCGGTGGTCGCAGTGGTCGTAGTAGGCCTTGGCCGCGGCGACCGCGTTGGTGAGCGTGCGGAACGTCGCGATCTCGGGCGAGCGCTGCAGGATCAGCCGGTACCCGGTCTCGGTGCCGCCGGAGGAGCACCAGACCACGCCGATCGGGGTGGTGCTCTCGCGCGCGGCCTCGACCAGCGCGGCGGCGGTCCACTCGCCGGAGGACCCGGTCTCGGTGACCGCGTACAGGAGCAGGCCGGCGCCGGGGCGTGCGGCGAGTTCGGTGACGTCCGGGGCGTGGCCGGCGTCCTCGACCTCGAGGCCGGCGCGGCGCGCGAGGTCGGCGAGCAGGGTGGCGGCGCCGCCGGAGTCGGCGGCGATCCGGACCGGCCCGGGGCGCTGGGTCGGCCGCGGGAAGCGGGCGAGGGTGGCGGCGCAGTCCAGCAGTTGGTCGAAGCCCTCGACCCGGACCACCCCGGCCTGCCGCAGCACCGCGTCGATCACCCGGTCGGCGCCGGTGGCCAGGACGACCAGCGGACGCCCGGCGCCGGACGCGGCTTCGGCGGCCCGCATCAGGGCCCTGCCGTCCAGGTCCGTGCCGATCGCGTCCACGCACGCCGCGATCGCTCCGACGCCGTCCGCCTGAGCGAACGCCTCGACCGCGTCCGCAAACGTCGGACCGTCCTCACCGGGACCGCAGTAGGTCCAGCCGGCCACCGGGACGCCCAGCTCGTCGGCCGTGACCAGCGGGCAGCCGGTGTGCGCGCCGGTGGTGATGAGCGCGATCGCCGGCGCGCCGGCGGCCGGTTCGGCGTTCAGCGACCTTGTCGGAACATGGTGGCGTCGGTCCTCGGACACCGGCCGATGCCGGGACACCGCGGTCTGTTCAGTGGTCATGACGCTGGTGGCAGGCATCGCACCGCCCTCTCAGGAGCCGACTGACAAGTAACCTGACGCTGCGTCAGTTTAGGACCGCGATGCGAATTAGCACAGAGGTAACCTCAAGAGATCTTGCGCTCCCCCGGATTTGTTCGTCAGGAGCCGACCCGCTTTCGCAATGCCGAACGATCCACCTTCTGCCCGGCGGTCAGCGGCAGAGTCGGCACGACGCGCACCTCTTCGGGCAGCTTGTGCCTGGCCAGCCGGGATCCGGCGAACAGCCGCAACTCCTCCACTGTCGGCGGCGCCGCCGGATCGCACGGCACCACGAAGGCCACGCCGACCTGTCCCATCACCGCGTCCGGCCGCGGGACCACGGCGATTTGGCCGACGGCGGCGTGCTCCTGCAGGACGGCTTCCACTTCCTGCGGATGCACGTTGTAGCCGCCGCGGACGAACATGTCGTCGCGGCGTCCGGCCAGACGCAGGCAGCCGGTGTCATCGAGGAGGCCGACGTCGCCGGTGCGCAGCCAGCCGTCCGGGGTGAGCGTCTCGGCGGTGGCGGCCGGATCGTGCCAGTACTCGGACATCACCGAGGCGGAGCGCATCCAGACCTCGCCGCTCTCGCCGACCGGGACCTGCTTGCCGCCTTCGTCACGCAGCGAGATCTCGGTTCCGGCGCGGGGTCTGCCGACGGTGTTGAAGACTTCTTCGTCGGGCGCGTCGAGGGCGGTCAAGGTACCCAGGCCGCCGGATTCCGTGGAGGAGTAACGGATCGAGTAGGCGGCGCCGAACGACTCGCGCGCCTGCCGGACCAGTTCCGCCGGCGACGGTCCGCCGCCGATGATCAGGGCTTTGATGGCATCGGTCTTGTAGCTGGCGAGCTGGGGTACCCGCAGCAACAATGCCACCTGCGCCGCGACGCCGCCGATCACCGGCACGCCCTCGTCGCAGATCAGCCCGAGCGCCTCGCGGGCCCGCCAGCGCGTCAGGATGTGCAGCCGGTTGCCGGCCAGCAGATGCCCGGCGAGCTTGGTCATGAAGCCGACGTGGTTCAGGCCGGTGGCGACCAGCAGCGGCATCGGCGCGGTCTGCGCGCGGTTGTCCGCCTCGGATATCGCAGCGATCTGCTTCGCGCCGAACAGCGCGCCCTTCGGCAGACCGGAAGTCCCGGAGGTGAAGACGATGGTCTCCGGGTCGTCGTGCGAGCGTGCGCTGGGCACGGTCCGTACGTGTTCGCGGCCGAGCATCGGCAGTCCGGCGGCGAACTCGCGCCGGTCCTCCGCCTGGCGGACCGGGATGATCTGCGCGTCGGGCAGGCGGCCGGTCAGCAGTTCCTCGGTCCCGATGACCACGTCCGGCCGGACGTTGGCGAGCATCGCCTGCCGCTCGGCCGGCGAGTAGTGCGCGCCGACGCCGGCGGTGACCGCGCCGACTTTCGCCAGCGCGCAGTAGGCGACGACGTAGTCCAGGGAGGCGGGCAGCAGCAACGCGGCCACCTGGCCCTGGCCGACGCCCCGTACCGCCAGGCGGGCCGCCATGGCCTCGGAGGCCGCGTTGAGCTGCTGGAAGGACAAGGAAAGCGGGCCGCGGCCGGCCACCAGAGCGGTGGCGGACCCGTGGTCCCGAGCGGCTTTGCGGACGGCGAGAGCGAGGAAGGTCATCGGAGCTCCCTGAGGGATGGGTACCGATCTGACTCGGGGTCAGAGTTTCCCCCTCCTCCGGGAGCTAATCCAGAGGCACGACACGGCGAATCGGATCGTCGTGTTTCCCGCTCGCCGTACCGCGCGTGTCTGTCAGACCGCGACAGGCTTCTTCTGTGTGATGCCCATGAAGACCAGGCCGATCATCGCCGCGCGCAGCTCGGCCAGCTTGATGCTCCAGGCCTCGAAGACGCGCTGGTGCGCCGAAATGGAGGCGAGCATGGCGACCAGCGCGCCGGCGGTCGCGGTCGGCGGCATCACGGCGTCGGCCTTGCCGGCGGCCTGCAGAGCGGTGATGGCGTCGGCCAGGGAGATGGTGACGTTGTTCAGGATCTTCATGCGGATCTTGTGGAAGCGCTTGTCGCCCTCGGCGGTGGCCAGGTCGACCACGCGCAGGATCGCCTCGTGCTCGTTCCAGAACGCCAGGAAGCCGTCCACCAGCGCCTCGGCGGCCTGCATGCCGGCCTTGCCGGACCAGGTGCGGCCGTCCGCGAGCTCCTTCAGGTGCGCGCCGTCCTTGGCCATGTCGTTGGCGATCTCGATGATCGCCGACTCGATGTCCGGGAAGTACTGGTAGAACGTGGCCGGGGAGGTGCCGGCCAACCGGGCCACGTCGATCACGGTGATCGAGCGGTACGGCTGGGAGACGAGCATCTCGCCGAGGCACTCCAGCAGCCGGGCCCGGGTGGCCTGGCCGCGCTTGCCCGCGATCCGCCCGTCGACGGTGCGCACTTGCTGAGCTGTCATGGCGTCAGTTTATGCGGTCCGGACCCCTTACCCCGGCCAGACCTGGGTAGTTGGCCAAGATCGGCATTCGTTATCATGCCCGTCACTTCCCGCCGGTCCCCGCCGCGCGCCCGGCCGCCCCGGACTCGCGGTTGAAGCGCGGCGCCTCGCCGCCGCCGTGCACGAGCAACTCCGCGCCGGAAACCTGCCCCGCCTCGTCCGAGGCCAGGTAGAGACAGGCGCCGGCGATGTCCCCCGGCTCGGCCATCCGCCCCATCGGCAACCCCTGCCCGACCAGCGCCGCAGCCTCCGGACCGCCGTAGTAGGCGGTCAGCGACTCGGTGAGCACGGGCCCGGGCACGACGCAGTTCACCCGCACCCGCGGCGCCCACTCCAGCGCCAGGCTCTTGGTGAGCGAGGCGAGCGCGGCCTTGGCGGCGCCGTAGACGGCCGTGCCGGGACTCGGCCGCGTCCCGGCCACCGATCCGATGTTCACGATGGAGGCGCCGCCGTGCTCGGGCGTGAGCGGGTACATGCACTGCGCGGCGCAGAGGACTCCCAGCACGTTGAGATCGAAGGCGGCGCGGGCGGCCTCCTCGGGATAGTCCAGCGCCCGCCCCGGCCGCGCCCCGCCGGCGTTGTTGACGAGCACGTCGACCCGCCCGAACTCCTCGGCGACCGCCTTGAACGCCGCCACGATGTCGGCGGACGAGGCGAGGTCCGCGGCGATGAAGCGGCCGACGGCCTGCGCCGGCTCGCTGCGCGCCAGCGTGACCACGGTCGCCCCGGCGGCTTCGAAGCGCGCCGCGACCGCCCGTCCGATGCCTTTGGTCCCGCCGGTGACGACGGCGACCCTTCCGGTGAACGACGTCACACCACCGTGTGTATCAGAGGCGGGTTTTAGTGGGAAGCACTACCGAATCACCTGTTCGGTCGATTGACCGTGACCTCTGTCCGTTGTCGACTCTTGCACAGTCCGGAGGAGATGACGACGATGGGCGAATCCGCCGCTGTACCCCAGGTCGACCCCGCCGACGGCGGGGACGACGAACCCTTCTTAGCCCTGGCGTGGGCCGAGGCCATCGAGGCCACGGAGCTGCTGCGCTCCGCCCTGGCAGCCCTCGGGCTCGCCGGGGAGATCCCGCGCTTGCGAGGCGACGTGAACGTCTACGGCCGCCCGATGGTGACGGTCGGCCGCATCAACCCGACCGCCGCACGCAGGCTCGCCGCCGCACTCAGCCGCGCCGCGCAGCACCAGCCGCGCATCTACGGCCAGGCACCCCCGGCCAACGGCGACACCGCGACCTGCGGACTGTCGACGCCGGGCGAGCCGAACCGGAGCCTGCGCCCACCGCGCACCGCGACGCCGCTGAACCTGCCGGTGGCGGTACCGATGGCGACGGTCCTGCCGATGGCGGTGCCGAGCCAGGCGACTCCCGCGCTGGGAGCGCCGCCGGGCAGCTCGGCGACGGACTCGATCCCGCTACCCGCCTGATTCGCGCGACGACTCGGCCGACGGTCGACTCGATCTGGCTCGCCGCCTGATCGGGTCGGCTGGTCGGCTGTTTTGGCATCTTCCCGCTGGGATGGCTCGGCCGACGGTCGACTC
This window harbors:
- a CDS encoding SDR family oxidoreductase, with the translated sequence MTSFTGRVAVVTGGTKGIGRAVAARFEAAGATVVTLARSEPAQAVGRFIAADLASSADIVAAFKAVAEEFGRVDVLVNNAGGARPGRALDYPEEAARAAFDLNVLGVLCAAQCMYPLTPEHGGASIVNIGSVAGTRPSPGTAVYGAAKAALASLTKSLALEWAPRVRVNCVVPGPVLTESLTAYYGGPEAAALVGQGLPMGRMAEPGDIAGACLYLASDEAGQVSGAELLVHGGGEAPRFNRESGAAGRAAGTGGK
- a CDS encoding class I adenylate-forming enzyme family protein, which codes for MTFLALAVRKAARDHGSATALVAGRGPLSLSFQQLNAASEAMAARLAVRGVGQGQVAALLLPASLDYVVAYCALAKVGAVTAGVGAHYSPAERQAMLANVRPDVVIGTEELLTGRLPDAQIIPVRQAEDRREFAAGLPMLGREHVRTVPSARSHDDPETIVFTSGTSGLPKGALFGAKQIAAISEADNRAQTAPMPLLVATGLNHVGFMTKLAGHLLAGNRLHILTRWRAREALGLICDEGVPVIGGVAAQVALLLRVPQLASYKTDAIKALIIGGGPSPAELVRQARESFGAAYSIRYSSTESGGLGTLTALDAPDEEVFNTVGRPRAGTEISLRDEGGKQVPVGESGEVWMRSASVMSEYWHDPAATAETLTPDGWLRTGDVGLLDDTGCLRLAGRRDDMFVRGGYNVHPQEVEAVLQEHAAVGQIAVVPRPDAVMGQVGVAFVVPCDPAAPPTVEELRLFAGSRLARHKLPEEVRVVPTLPLTAGQKVDRSALRKRVGS
- a CDS encoding acetate--CoA ligase family protein, whose amino-acid sequence is MTTEQTAVSRHRPVSEDRRHHVPTRSLNAEPAAGAPAIALITTGAHTGCPLVTADELGVPVAGWTYCGPGEDGPTFADAVEAFAQADGVGAIAACVDAIGTDLDGRALMRAAEAASGAGRPLVVLATGADRVIDAVLRQAGVVRVEGFDQLLDCAATLARFPRPTQRPGPVRIAADSGGAATLLADLARRAGLEVEDAGHAPDVTELAARPGAGLLLYAVTETGSSGEWTAAALVEAARESTTPIGVVWCSSGGTETGYRLILQRSPEIATFRTLTNAVAAAKAYYDHCDHRFRIPSLVEDNAMAGVKARQILTSGGAPGTTRKRDTGPSKGLSESQTHQLLRAYGIRTPREQLVTSAAWAVRAAATIGYPVVMKASVAGLPSASAAGLTRTTITSASQVRENFKDLMDSAGRQGYGTLDGVLIGQQITGGVDTMVGIRRDDRFGPAVVVGVGGAYAETLGDVSIRVAPFDAHQAHRMLDELHCLPLLTTAGADLEALADTILRVQRMALDLGDVLEGFDIAPLRVLGRGGGTVALDASARLIVH
- a CDS encoding enoyl-CoA hydratase/isomerase family protein; its protein translation is MPEVQERPLDETVRHSLSGGVAWITLDRPEALNAITADHRDRLIALLRQASADPQTRVVVLTATGRGFCTGADLRPRPGAAPAAEPRPGDVARTIRDGAQALVAAVLDCEKPVIGAVNGIAAGIGAHLALACDLVIAAESAKFIEVFARRGLVPDGGGAHLLTRLVGVHKAKELMFFADDVPAAEALALGLVNRVVPDADLEKAARAWAERLAVGPTRALALAKNLVNRALEVDRATAFREEADAVELNMATHDGQEGVRAFVERRAPEFTGS
- a CDS encoding TetR family transcriptional regulator translates to MTAQQVRTVDGRIAGKRGQATRARLLECLGEMLVSQPYRSITVIDVARLAGTSPATFYQYFPDIESAIIEIANDMAKDGAHLKELADGRTWSGKAGMQAAEALVDGFLAFWNEHEAILRVVDLATAEGDKRFHKIRMKILNNVTISLADAITALQAAGKADAVMPPTATAGALVAMLASISAHQRVFEAWSIKLAELRAAMIGLVFMGITQKKPVAV